The following proteins come from a genomic window of Anaeromicrobium sediminis:
- a CDS encoding DUF4489 domain-containing protein — protein sequence MSCNNIYECKTKDSKPQNILLECGQGTGSKTFTSSNDDPFQLAHVTLDTASLNRPEVVIKFSSLVKMERLINGATVRLQYELFKVCKGEDPKSLGIWVFEEINVLENAFESQEESFSFIFCECQPCHECCDYFVIVTPDEINGAIATVSNGRIVALSQSSQHISKDKYKVCGEKLKGKYPKTKKVLSLCGQGNGSIIFRNGPEIGTPVEIAHIIMDITSLIKTKVLIEFSSIVKIDLNVSDIRLRFELFRVSNGEKPLSRGTWTFERTGVVEDIELEKVFDFVFCEEITCEGCWKYFVTVTPVELEASFRFADVTVDNVRITGLAQSSCDLPCYHDCKPKAPKPKGILLECGEGTGSRIFTSSNDPPFQLAQVSINTTGLCEPMVNIEFSSIVSFERLTSFFVLNGRLRYELFGVCDNESPISLGVWVIERINFSDIDKSTNIFNFTFCDCITCPGCCDYFVTVTPIEITEDVIRVTVSNGRMVALAQKS from the coding sequence GTGAGTTGTAATAATATTTATGAATGTAAAACAAAGGACTCCAAACCACAAAATATACTTCTTGAATGCGGACAAGGAACTGGAAGTAAAACATTTACATCCTCCAATGATGATCCCTTTCAATTGGCCCATGTGACCCTGGATACTGCCTCTTTAAATAGACCGGAAGTTGTAATAAAATTTTCTAGTCTCGTAAAAATGGAGAGACTAATTAATGGAGCAACAGTACGATTACAATATGAATTGTTTAAAGTTTGTAAGGGGGAGGATCCAAAATCCCTAGGTATTTGGGTCTTTGAGGAAATTAATGTTTTAGAGAACGCTTTTGAATCCCAAGAAGAATCATTTAGTTTCATATTTTGTGAATGCCAACCATGCCATGAATGTTGTGATTATTTTGTAATAGTTACTCCCGATGAAATCAATGGAGCAATAGCCACAGTTAGTAATGGAAGAATTGTGGCATTATCACAATCTTCACAGCACATTTCAAAGGACAAATATAAGGTTTGTGGTGAAAAATTAAAAGGAAAGTATCCTAAAACTAAAAAAGTACTATCCTTATGTGGGCAGGGAAATGGAAGTATAATTTTTAGAAATGGCCCTGAAATAGGAACTCCTGTTGAAATAGCACATATTATAATGGATATAACCTCTTTAATTAAAACTAAAGTTTTAATTGAATTTTCAAGTATTGTAAAGATTGATTTAAATGTTAGTGATATTCGCCTTCGATTTGAATTATTTAGAGTTTCCAATGGGGAAAAACCATTATCCCGTGGAACTTGGACATTTGAGAGGACAGGAGTTGTTGAGGATATTGAATTAGAAAAAGTTTTTGACTTTGTTTTTTGCGAAGAGATAACTTGTGAAGGTTGTTGGAAATATTTTGTGACAGTTACCCCTGTTGAATTAGAAGCATCCTTTAGGTTTGCAGATGTGACAGTAGATAATGTTAGAATAACAGGTCTTGCTCAATCATCATGTGATTTGCCTTGTTACCATGATTGTAAACCAAAGGCTCCTAAACCTAAAGGGATATTACTAGAATGTGGTGAGGGAACTGGAAGTAGGATCTTTACTTCATCCAATGATCCACCATTTCAATTAGCACAGGTTAGTATAAATACAACAGGTTTATGTGAGCCTATGGTTAATATTGAGTTTTCTAGTATTGTAAGTTTTGAGAGATTGACTTCTTTCTTTGTATTAAATGGAAGACTTCGATATGAATTATTTGGCGTATGTGACAATGAAAGTCCCATATCCTTAGGCGTTTGGGTAATAGAGAGAATAAATTTTAGTGATATTGACAAGTCTACAAACATATTTAATTTTACTTTTTGTGACTGCATAACTTGCCCTGGATGCTGTGATTACTTTGTGACTGTTACGCCCATAGAAATAACAGAAGATGTTATAAGGGTAACCGTTAGTAATGGCAGAATGGTTGCATTAGCTCAAAAAAGTTGA
- a CDS encoding DUF4489 domain-containing protein, giving the protein MSRMDGYCKITCSPRSGYEKKDYKRDDCRKKDYRKDDCRKKDCKIKKPFDKKFFLVCGTPGSEMDFDTTGDTFDAANVTVDTRGSDKFVTELEFSSQVEAVLEPDDATQTDAEVILRFDLFSRRNGGTEILVGSWKFRRFLTTLAVDNPNQNLETSDTFSFNRCVCSSPCPGCIDYFVRVTAEKISDNDTASAKVSMGQLIAKSQEC; this is encoded by the coding sequence ATGTCAAGAATGGACGGCTATTGTAAAATAACTTGCTCTCCTAGAAGTGGTTATGAGAAAAAGGATTATAAGAGAGATGATTGTAGAAAAAAAGATTATAGAAAAGATGATTGTAGAAAAAAAGATTGTAAAATAAAAAAGCCTTTTGATAAAAAATTCTTTTTAGTATGTGGTACACCTGGAAGTGAAATGGACTTTGATACTACAGGCGATACCTTTGATGCAGCTAATGTAACGGTGGACACTCGAGGATCGGATAAGTTCGTAACTGAGCTTGAGTTTTCCAGTCAAGTTGAAGCTGTATTAGAACCTGATGATGCTACTCAAACTGACGCAGAAGTAATACTCCGATTTGATTTATTTTCTAGACGAAATGGTGGAACTGAAATCCTTGTGGGGAGCTGGAAATTTAGAAGATTTTTAACAACACTTGCGGTAGATAATCCAAATCAAAACTTGGAAACTTCTGATACCTTTAGTTTTAACAGATGCGTATGCTCTTCACCTTGTCCAGGTTGTATTGATTATTTTGTTAGAGTAACTGCTGAGAAAATAAGTGATAATGATACTGCTAGTGCAAAGGTGTCCATGGGTCAACTAATTGCAAAATCCCAAGAGTGCTAA